Genomic segment of Benincasa hispida cultivar B227 chromosome 1, ASM972705v1, whole genome shotgun sequence:
TTGCGGGAAGATGATCATTGGGACGGTTGTGAGGAGTCCAGACAGGATCACCAACAAAGAGCCGCATAGCCTACAAAACATTTCTTCATGAGAAACATTGTTCCCCTTGCCGATGCAGTTATAATATATACAAATGCTATTGAGCAATAGAATTGATGCTATTAAAACTGCAATAACAATATTGTTcccaaatttttcttggaaaaaaTACTACTTTTCAAGGCATGGGAAAAGATGTTAGAGAATTTAATGCTGCTAGGTGATGCTCCAGATCAAAATTACTTGGTAATTATTCTCCCTTTTTCATTACTAGCACATGGAGGGCCTTTATATAACCATTAATGATTTTTGTTGGTTGGAAGATTGGTAAATAGAGTAAAACAATAAGAACTAAATCCATGATGTACTCAATTAGGAGTGAtcattcaaaccgcaaaaactgaaccgaaccgaaccgaaaactcagtgaaactGAAAAATACAGTTCAATCCGGTTTGAAAtccggtttgaagaaattttgaaaccgaattaattcggtttggttcggtttcaaattcgaaaACCTAGTTTGAAACCGAAAcgaaccgtttttaactaatatatatatatttatttatatatttaaaaaaagagtaaaagcGAACCGCTTTTAACTTAaagaaccgaaccgaaccgtttttaattaaaaaataatataacatggattttttaaaaatgccaaaaccgaatttgaaccgatgtggttcggttcgatttgaaccaataaatcggttcggtttcacattttaaaatattcGGTTCAGTTCGATTTGAccaccgaaccgaaccgtttccaCCCCTATACTCAATGCAGTAAACCACATGATAACCAATCTTTGCTCTTTAGAGAAAAATTGTGGTGGAAATTATGGCAAAGTATATGAGGAGTAAAATGAACTACACGCAGTATTGCTAAACAGCAACACACTGGTGAGGAAGGCTAATAAACGATGAGAAGGGGTTGAAACTTAGAAAGCTTGTGTCATTACTCATAATTAAGCATCCAGAGTCTACAAATGCAAGTTCTATTACTTATATGCTTACCTTGATGTAATTGTCAGAATCCAGAGTAAAGCGATGATAAATTCCTGCAGGCAAGACAATCATTGCTCCCTTCTTTACCCAAATGCGAATCCATTTGTCATTTAGATCTCTAACATCAAAATAACCTTCATCCACCCAcgttaaagaagaagaaaattagaagCCATAAATAATGGATGATAAGGTCTAGAAATATAATCAATCCTAATTCCTACCACTCCCAGCCACACAATAACGGATCTCCTCATCAGTGTGAAGGTGTTCCTCGAAAAAGTTTTTAATCTTCTCTTCGTAATTAGGAAGCTTTTCTGGGCAGACCTCACAGAAATCCTGACAATAAAAGTATGGTCAACTATAAGATAATGAGATCGATCgaggagagagaaaaataaaatacttagAACAGggaaaattcaatttcaaaccaATTTTTACTAGCATTAGAACACATTCTTGTCCACATAGGGAAATTAGAAGGCCATAACCACACTAGTAAAAGAAACGAACCATGTAGGAGTAATTACGATCACGACGTATCTTCTTCAATTCCTCATCTGTTTCATATATGTCTGCATCTAGCCTCCAGCTCAGAACTCCAAGTTCTAAAATGTTGGCAATTCACACAATATAAGTCTGTCTGAAATCACATAGCATTGTACAACTGTAAGCTATTTTATTCTCATTTCTCAACAAGGTTTACCGTCAAGTTGTCTGAGGGACAAATATTGCTTTGGTTCAAGGTGATGAGGAAGTCTCTGATCTTCATCACTATCATCCATATACCATGCCTGAATCACTTCCTCTCTTGGGTCCTGTAAATGAAAGTTTCAAGAGATTGAAATCATAATGATATTGATGAACACATGAGCACTTAAATTTGGACCAAACACGGACAAATTTCAGGGCAGTAGTCCTGAACATAACTATTAAAAAGGAAACTAAGAACCTATGATTTCCATCAGTACCACCACTATCGATATGCCATCTAAGCCTACCTAAATTTTCCTCACTCTATGATGTTCAGTCCTATATCCACAAACTACAAAAGGCTCGACATCAAAGAAAATTGATagcatttttcatttttgaaagtGATCACTATTTTGAATCATTAACATAAAACACCGGGATTGCCCATTTAATAGTGACAGCAAACTTGAAAACCAAATATTACATTGCCGCCAAAACAGAATACTCATATCAATACTGGAACCTTAAGGCATAAATATTACTAAAGCTTGCCGAAGTtcgaaaaaaagaagaatatgCATGAATATTGGATGGTTGTACAATATACAGAAATTAAGACATCAATCCAAACCAATCCCCCAATGGCCAGCGGCCGGGATTTCTTTAACGGACCTTTAAAGAAATTCCCAAATCCAAACCGGAATTTTAGCATTTTCCCCATGGAAAAAGAGGACGGAAAATGAAAGTAACAAAAACTCTAAACCAAAATCAGTTCCAAGGAGGAGATACATGCAGACGTTTCAGTCTAGGGCAGCGTCATCTTGGTGTTTAGGAATTAACAGCAGCGTAAACAACGCAAGATTTTCAAGTTAATCGATTGACAATGAAACTTCAAGAAGAAATCATCCAGAAATTTCCAGAAACTCCAAACATGCAAAGCCGATTGCCAATTGACCCAAAATCCCCACCCTCTCCGATTGGGGCGGAAATGAAGCCAAACTCTCAACGAAAAAGAATAACAGAACAAACTTGTGCCGATGAAAGACATGAAAAGAAGCGATGCAAAGAACAACAAAGAGAGATTTACCTTGTCAGGAACAGCCATCGTCAACTGCAACCCCTTCGGCTTCTGcttcaaaataaaaatctcaATCAAATTCGATTGCTGAAAGGCAACGCGTTGATAGGCGAAAACGAAGGAACTATATACACATTCATTGAACCGGAAAAGACGATAATACCCACGACTCATGGGCGTCATTTTTCTTGTCTAGATCCATTGGGATTTTCTTTACACCATTTTCTTTTCTATCGAGTGATTTTTGAAAGAGTAATATTTCTTTTTAGATCttttatatgatttaattttgaaaattaatcatttttaatttattgatgtattttgtaattattttaaataatttttgaaatatttataaattttattttaaaaataaaaatgatttttttgaaaaatatttttatctctagttaatctaaaagaccttttatattATTGTCTTAATTTATTCatttacaatatttttattgtttaaatatataaacattaattttaaaaaggaaaatatctattaaaaaaaagtcaaaattcaaacattaaaatgaaatttgttttaaactttttttcacGTTTCCAAAATAATTGAAACCTATTCCATATTTTTAtgggttaaaataccattttgacTCATATAAAGAGGTACTTCAAAATGTTCCATTTTTACCAATATTTACtaataaacattaaaattattCATTGCAGTTAGTTTACTGttaatttttcattcaaaaattagtcaaattttcatttaaaaattagTCTTTACTAACattaactttataaattattcaaatagaATCGCGtagttatttttcttaaattaaaaattattaatattattattatttaactaatctGGATAAGAATTAACTTTAAATGATTAGATCTAAAATTTATAAgaagtagaaatattaaaattagatcATTGAAAAAAGAGGTATGaggatcaaaatgatatttaaaagaaaatcaaagggTATTCTAATCTAATTTATATAGTTGAACCTACTATATTCTTAGAaaagttaaaaatcacttttagtttctaaactttcgaataagtaataatttagtcttttaattttagtttgtaatgatttagtctttatattttcaattttctaacGGTTTGTCCATAAACTTTACTATGTAACAATATAGTTCCtgacttttaaaatttgtaacgatttaattcttattatagaaattaatgttaaggtttaattagattttatgtataaataaatctttaaactaAATGGAGACTTAATATTCTTACAAAATAcgaattgacatctaattttgataactttttttaagttagggattaaattgttataatatcgAAAATACCAAAATTAAATTGTTGTATACTAAAGTTTatagactaaatcgttacaaaattaaaaatacaaaaattaaatcattataataaaaaattgagagattaaattgttatttcaCGCAAATTCAGACCAAATGTTTTTTCACCGATTAGAAAAAGGTTATAGTTGGAAATGGAATAAAAGATTCAGAATTTAGCGGTTCCTGGGAAAGGTTCCACACGGGGGAAGGGTGGACCGGACCGGTGGGTGGCCATGCGACATAGTGGAGGCTGCAACGTTGGTCAAGTATACCGGCGAGTCCGGTTGCCGGTAGAAGAAAATGGATAGCATAATTTTTCCAGATTGTGGGGTTGAATTTCCATTTTCGTGTTGAGAAAATTGAACGCAAGGAAAATTAAAGCTTGAATTCAAATGACTGTGTAGAATTTTAGGAGTTCGTATAAGGAAACTCCAAAGACTGACCAATCttgttattttcattatttgaaATTGTGTAAAGCCTTTGGTGAACAAGTTGAACTTCTCctccttttatttcaattttttcatctTCACAAACCTACAATATTTGAAGCATATGCATTCTTTTGATGATTAATCTATTTTAACTTTCTGTttcttaaacaaatttaatatcgaaatgtattttagataaaaaaaa
This window contains:
- the LOC120075619 gene encoding 1,2-dihydroxy-3-keto-5-methylthiopentene dioxygenase 2-like, translating into MAVPDKDPREEVIQAWYMDDSDEDQRLPHHLEPKQYLSLRQLDELGVLSWRLDADIYETDEELKKIRRDRNYSYMDFCEVCPEKLPNYEEKIKNFFEEHLHTDEEIRYCVAGSGYFDVRDLNDKWIRIWVKKGAMIVLPAGIYHRFTLDSDNYIKAMRLFVGDPVWTPHNRPNDHLPARKEYLKSFVEKEAGNQAVDAAA